TGTAGAGCAGGTGCGGCGGCGCGTGCACGAGCGCTTCGGCCCGCGTGAAGAGATCGATCGCCTGGTCGTATCGAGCGGCGTTGAACGCGGTCAGACCGTCCGTCGCGAAGCCGCGCGCGGCCGCACGCTGAGCGTCGTCCGCCTGCGCACGCGCAGACGGCGTCGTCACGACGACCATCGCGAGACACGCCCCCGCCACGAGCGCGCGAAGCCAAACTTTGCGCATCAGACGAAGAGTATCGAATCAACGAGATGCGGTCTCGATTCGCGCTAATTTTCCATGTGCGTAAAGGAGCGAGCGGAGCCCAGAACGCCGTCAGGGGCGTTCATCGGCGAGCAGCGGAGGATGCGCGCGTCTTCGCGCGCGTCCTACGGCTGCGAGCGGGGTGCAGGGGCCGCAGGCCCCTGCGTTGACGATTTCAGGCGCCGGCGGCGGTGAGGACCTCGGTGGCGTGGTCCTTGGGTGACACGTCGCGCCATACCTTCTTGATTTTGCCGTCCTTGCCGACGAGGAAGGTCCAGCGGGCGTGGAAGTTGTTCCGGACCGGGACGCCGAAGGCCTTGGCGATCGACTGATCGGCGTCGATCGCGAGGTCGAAGGGGAGCTTCTCCTTCTCGATGAAGGCCTTGTGCGAGGCGGCGTCCTGGGTCGAGACGCCGATGACGGTGATGTCCGCCTTCTTCAGGTCCTCCGCCTTGTCGCGGAAGTTCTGCGCCTCCACCGTGCAGCCGGGGGTCTCGTCCTTCGGGTAGAAGTACACGACGACGTTCTTGCCCTGGAGCGACGAGAGCTTGAGGCTCCGCCCATCCTGCAGCGGCATGTCGACCTCGGGCGCGGGATCGCCGACGTCGACGCCGGCCTTCTTCGGCGGCTCGCTCGGTACGACGGCGGAGACCGAGGCGGCGGGCTGCACCTTCGTCTCCTCCTTCGGCGTGCAGGCGAGGGCGGAGAGGAGCGCGCAGGACGAGGCGAGGGCGATGCGTTTCATGCGCGGCAGTCTAGCGCGCGAGCCGCTCGAGGAGGTGCTCACCTTCGGCCTGGTCCTTCACCTGCAACAGCGCGGTCGCGCGACCGTGGATGAGGTGATCGGGCACGCAGAACGCGCTCTTCTCGATCGACTCGGGCGGCGAGACCGGATCGTACGCGACGACGAAGAGCGCGCCCTTGTCGAAGCCGACGTGGAGGAACGTGCCGTGACCGCCGAAGTGGAGCGTCTCGGCCCCCGACGCGAGGAGGACGTGCGTGCCGCCCGCGCTCGAGCACTCCTCGATCTTCTCGGCGATGACCGCGACCGCGCGCTTCTTGCCGGCCCTGAGCGCGGCGACGACCTGCGCGCGGTCGACGTACCTCGGCTGCGCCTGTTCCCCGTCGAGGTACCAGCCGTGCGCGGCGCCGAACGGCACCGCCGAGGCGTCGAAGGAGTCCTCTGTCTTCGCGTCCGGGCTCGCTTTCGGGACCACGATGTCTCCTCCCTCCGGTCGCGACGACGACGGGTGGCACGCGGCGAGGAACAATATGCAAAATGCACGTTTCATCGACGCTGCTTCTTTCCGCGCTGGCGCATCCCCGGGACGATGCGCGTGGGATCGCGCGGCGGGGCCTTGCTGCCTTCCACGAGCGCCCTGACCTTCTTGATCTCCTCCGCGAACGGCTTCTTCATCGCGGCGTCCTCGAGGTTCGCGAGGATCGCCGCGCGGAGGTCGGGGATCTTCACGCCCTCGGACCATCGCGCGAGCAGGTCGAACACCGGGCGGCCGAAGCGCTTCGCGGCCGCGCGCGGCGCGATCGCGATCGCCTCGACGAGCGACTTGTGGCCGGGGTAACGCACGGCGGAGCGCGGCGCGTCGTGCGCGAGCACGAACGCGGCGTCGAGGAGCGCGAGCGGCGCGGCGTGCTCGGCGGGCGCGAAGGTCTCGAGCCAGCTCGGATCGGCGAGCGCGCGGAGGACCGCGGCGGCGTGGAAATAGCGGTCCATCCAGCCCTCGAGCGGCTCGGCGAGGGCGGTCCTCATCTTCGTGCCGAGCATCGCGAGCCCGAGCGGCACCGCGTCGCGAACGCGGAAGCGCACGTCGTCGGCGTGGGCCTCGAGGAGCTCGAGCGCGCGCTCCCGCACCGCGTCCTCCTTCGCGATCTGCGCGCGGGCCGCGACCGCGAGCACGCCGCACATCGCGAGGAACTCGCGCGCGGTGGCGCCGCGCCGCTCGTCGGGCGGATCGTTCGCCATCGCGTACGCGAGCCCGTCGCTCTCGGCGCCGAGGCCCGCGCACGCGTGCGCGAAGTCGAGCGCGAGCGGCAGGTTGGCGCGCGGCCCCGGCAGCCCGGAGCCGAGCTCGAGGCGACGGAAGAGATCGTCCTTCGCCTTCTTCGCAGAAGGTCGGGCGGCTTCCGCCACGAGGTCGGCGAGATCGGTCTTCACTGGTTCGGTAGCCCCTGCTGGATTCGAACCAGCGACCGAGTCATTAGAAATAACTTGCTCTATCCAGCTGAGCTAAGGGGCCAATTCGAGACCCGCGGAGGATAGCACCACCGGAAATCATCCGCGGAGCAGCTCCTCCCAGTGCGCCGGGAGCGTCGCGCGCGGCGCGACTTGGGCCCGCGTCGCCTGCGATACGCCGGCGAAAGACGCGCGGTAGAGCGGCGCGTTGGCGATCTCGTAGCCGGCCGCCATCGTGAGCGCGAGGTCCATCTCGCCGAGGTCCGGCCAGCGCGCGTCCGGGGCGCGGAGGAGCGCGGCGTGCACGACGCGCGCGACGGCGGGCGACACCCACGGCGCCTTGTCTTGCAGCGGCGGCACCGTCGCCTGCCCGACGAGGAACGCCATGAACGATCCCGGACGCGCGAAGGCGACCGCGCCGGTGAGCGCGTGATAGAGCACCATCCCGAGCGCGAACACGTCGGTGCGCGGATCGACGCGCTTCGCGTTCTCGGCCTGCTCCGGGCTCATGTAATGCGGCGTCCCGAGGAGCGCGCCGGAGCTCGTGAGCGAGTCGATCCCGGCCGCCTGCACCTTCGCGAGCCCGAAGTCGGTGACCTTCACGAGGACGATCCCGTTCTCCTCTTCGAGGAAGAGGTTCGTCGGCTTGATGTCGCGATGGATGATGCCGGCCGCGTGCCCGACCGCGACGCCGCGGCACGCTTGCACGACGATCGGGATCGCGACGCTGGGCTCGAGCACCTTCGCGCGGCCGAGCACCTGCCCGAGGTCCTCGCCGCGGAGACGCGGCATCACGAGGTACGGCGCGCCGCTCGCGTCGTCGACGC
This window of the Labilithrix sp. genome carries:
- a CDS encoding peroxiredoxin; the encoded protein is MKRIALASSCALLSALACTPKEETKVQPAASVSAVVPSEPPKKAGVDVGDPAPEVDMPLQDGRSLKLSSLQGKNVVVYFYPKDETPGCTVEAQNFRDKAEDLKKADITVIGVSTQDAASHKAFIEKEKLPFDLAIDADQSIAKAFGVPVRNNFHARWTFLVGKDGKIKKVWRDVSPKDHATEVLTAAGA
- a CDS encoding serine/threonine protein kinase; its protein translation is MARPEAPSIPPGTVLAGKYVLGAKLGAGGMGAVYEATDPSGRVVAVKTLLVGPGAPAAAAETRARFLREIETTARLAPHKHVVSLLDQGVDDASGAPYLVMPRLRGEDLGQVLGRAKVLEPSVAIPIVVQACRGVAVGHAAGIIHRDIKPTNLFLEEENGIVLVKVTDFGLAKVQAAGIDSLTSSGALLGTPHYMSPEQAENAKRVDPRTDVFALGMVLYHALTGAVAFARPGSFMAFLVGQATVPPLQDKAPWVSPAVARVVHAALLRAPDARWPDLGEMDLALTMAAGYEIANAPLYRASFAGVSQATRAQVAPRATLPAHWEELLRG